In the genome of Triticum urartu cultivar G1812 chromosome 5, Tu2.1, whole genome shotgun sequence, one region contains:
- the LOC125511459 gene encoding uncharacterized protein LOC125511459 isoform X1 → MGAAAPLTLRDFLEMACESSCSDGFRSYPRRVLPCPSSSDDGALATQAKLKEETAPVRLLIEADLRRSPSRTLSSILFPRSPRSLAAISRLSRTLSRRLVFWRRHPGEDDGSERDSLGLPSPVVSSCSASEHAESEAEAPGPPPVDAAEEKPASKPSPSPSPSSSSGSVDADDNPAAAGAKHKEQLTHGGDAVGSTEEEKQQLSPVSVMDFPFHHHHHDDDETSDAGTCYSPATPFQHCLPDDPERTLRSNKAQAQELLLLHKIRRLHGLAQPVGPVDLEAQFGTESDRQSAESDDTHTQTSNCNCSSTSADGGKAATWSPRCRSYTDREAEREPDEPSRLLARLLKDDDGTAVTSGATERLLLDFFEEGLDRRRSSEAGPVVGAVRPSDDESALVRAAQEWVQGAGTRWGAEDVLYAGEAALADMDRGRRWVRAGEEEREVGAALEGLVMDALVAELVRDLALAARR, encoded by the exons ATGGGGGcggcggcgccgctgacgctgcgGGACTTCCTGGAGATGGCGTGCGAGTCCAGCTGCAGCGACGGCTTCCGCTCCTACCCGCGCCGCGTCCTCCCCTGCCCGTCGTCCTCTGACGACGGCGCCCTGGCCACGCAGGCGAAGCTAAAGGAGGAGACGGCGCCCGTGCGGCTGCTCATCGAGGCCGACCTGCGGCGGAGCCCGTCGCGGACGCTCTCCTCCATCCTCTTCCCCAGGAGCCCGCGGTCGCTGGCCGCCATCTCGCGCCTCTCCAGGACCCTCTCGCGGCGGCTCGTCTTCTGGAGGCGCCACCCGGGCGAAGACGACGGCAGCGAACGGGACTCCCTCGGCCTCCCGTCCCCCGTGGTCAGCAGCTGCTCCGCGTCCGAGCACGCCGAGTCGGAGGCCGAGGCGCCTGGCCCGCCGCCCGTCGACGCGGCGGAGGAGAAGCCCGCCTCGAAGCCGTCGCCGTCGCCATCACCGTCGTCCAGCTCGGGCAGCGTCGACGCAGATGAcaaccccgccgccgccggagccaaGCACAAG GAGCAGCTAACACATGGTGGCGATGCCGTGGGGTCGacggaggaggagaagcagcagCTGAGCCCCGTCTCCGTCATGGACTTCcccttccaccaccaccaccacgacGACGACGAAACGAGCGACGCCGGCACCTGCTACTCGCCTGCTACCCCCTTCCAGCACTGCCTCCCCGATGATCCCGAACGTACGCTAC GGTCGAACAAGGCGCAGGCGCAGGAACTGCTGCTGCTGCACAAGATCCGACGGCTCCACGGCCTGGCGCAGCCGGTGGGCCCCGTGGATCTCGAGGCGCAGTTCGGCACCGAATCTGATCGCCAGTCCGCGGAATCTGACGACACGCACACCCAGACGAGCAACTGCAACTGCAGCAGCACCAGCGCCGACGGCGGCAAGGCGGCGACGTGGTCACCACGGTGCAGGAGCTACACCGATCGTGAAGCAGAGCGCGAGCCTGACGAGCCCTCGCGCCTCCTCGCGCGACTCCTCAAGGACGACGACGGCACGGCAGTTACTTCGGGTGCTACGGAACGGCTGCTCCTGGACTTCTTCGAGGAGGGGCTCGACCGGCGCCGCTCGTCGGAGGCAGGGCCAGTGGTCGGCGCGGTGAGGCCGTCGGACGACGAGTCGGCGCTGGTTCGTGCTGCACAGGAATGGGTGCAGGGCGCCGGGACGCGGTGGGGCGCGGAGGACGTATTGTACGCCGGGGAGGCGGCGCTGGCGGACATGGACCGGGGTCGGCGGTGGGTGCgcgccggcgaggaggagcgGGAGGTGGGCGCGGCGTTGGAGGGGCTGGTGATGGACGCGCTGGTGGCCGAGCTGGTGCGCGACTTGGCATTGGCAGCACGGCGTTGA
- the LOC125511459 gene encoding uncharacterized protein LOC125511459 isoform X2 has protein sequence MGAAAPLTLRDFLEMACESSCSDGFRSYPRRVLPCPSSSDDGALATQAKLKEETAPVRLLIEADLRRSPSRTLSSILFPRSPRSLAAISRLSRTLSRRLVFWRRHPGEDDGSERDSLGLPSPVVSSCSASEHAESEAEAPGPPPVDAAEEKPASKPSPSPSPSSSSGSVDADDNPAAAGAKHKLTHGGDAVGSTEEEKQQLSPVSVMDFPFHHHHHDDDETSDAGTCYSPATPFQHCLPDDPERTLRSNKAQAQELLLLHKIRRLHGLAQPVGPVDLEAQFGTESDRQSAESDDTHTQTSNCNCSSTSADGGKAATWSPRCRSYTDREAEREPDEPSRLLARLLKDDDGTAVTSGATERLLLDFFEEGLDRRRSSEAGPVVGAVRPSDDESALVRAAQEWVQGAGTRWGAEDVLYAGEAALADMDRGRRWVRAGEEEREVGAALEGLVMDALVAELVRDLALAARR, from the exons ATGGGGGcggcggcgccgctgacgctgcgGGACTTCCTGGAGATGGCGTGCGAGTCCAGCTGCAGCGACGGCTTCCGCTCCTACCCGCGCCGCGTCCTCCCCTGCCCGTCGTCCTCTGACGACGGCGCCCTGGCCACGCAGGCGAAGCTAAAGGAGGAGACGGCGCCCGTGCGGCTGCTCATCGAGGCCGACCTGCGGCGGAGCCCGTCGCGGACGCTCTCCTCCATCCTCTTCCCCAGGAGCCCGCGGTCGCTGGCCGCCATCTCGCGCCTCTCCAGGACCCTCTCGCGGCGGCTCGTCTTCTGGAGGCGCCACCCGGGCGAAGACGACGGCAGCGAACGGGACTCCCTCGGCCTCCCGTCCCCCGTGGTCAGCAGCTGCTCCGCGTCCGAGCACGCCGAGTCGGAGGCCGAGGCGCCTGGCCCGCCGCCCGTCGACGCGGCGGAGGAGAAGCCCGCCTCGAAGCCGTCGCCGTCGCCATCACCGTCGTCCAGCTCGGGCAGCGTCGACGCAGATGAcaaccccgccgccgccggagccaaGCACAAG CTAACACATGGTGGCGATGCCGTGGGGTCGacggaggaggagaagcagcagCTGAGCCCCGTCTCCGTCATGGACTTCcccttccaccaccaccaccacgacGACGACGAAACGAGCGACGCCGGCACCTGCTACTCGCCTGCTACCCCCTTCCAGCACTGCCTCCCCGATGATCCCGAACGTACGCTAC GGTCGAACAAGGCGCAGGCGCAGGAACTGCTGCTGCTGCACAAGATCCGACGGCTCCACGGCCTGGCGCAGCCGGTGGGCCCCGTGGATCTCGAGGCGCAGTTCGGCACCGAATCTGATCGCCAGTCCGCGGAATCTGACGACACGCACACCCAGACGAGCAACTGCAACTGCAGCAGCACCAGCGCCGACGGCGGCAAGGCGGCGACGTGGTCACCACGGTGCAGGAGCTACACCGATCGTGAAGCAGAGCGCGAGCCTGACGAGCCCTCGCGCCTCCTCGCGCGACTCCTCAAGGACGACGACGGCACGGCAGTTACTTCGGGTGCTACGGAACGGCTGCTCCTGGACTTCTTCGAGGAGGGGCTCGACCGGCGCCGCTCGTCGGAGGCAGGGCCAGTGGTCGGCGCGGTGAGGCCGTCGGACGACGAGTCGGCGCTGGTTCGTGCTGCACAGGAATGGGTGCAGGGCGCCGGGACGCGGTGGGGCGCGGAGGACGTATTGTACGCCGGGGAGGCGGCGCTGGCGGACATGGACCGGGGTCGGCGGTGGGTGCgcgccggcgaggaggagcgGGAGGTGGGCGCGGCGTTGGAGGGGCTGGTGATGGACGCGCTGGTGGCCGAGCTGGTGCGCGACTTGGCATTGGCAGCACGGCGTTGA
- the LOC125511459 gene encoding uncharacterized protein LOC125511459 isoform X3 gives MGAAAPLTLRDFLEMACESSCSDGFRSYPRRVLPCPSSSDDGALATQAKLKEETAPVRLLIEADLRRSPSRTLSSILFPRSPRSLAAISRLSRTLSRRLVFWRRHPGEDDGSERDSLGLPSPVVSSCSASEHAESEAEAPGPPPVDAAEEKPASKPSPSPSPSSSSGSVDADDNPAAAGAKHKEQLTHGGDAVGSTEEEKQQLSPVSVMDFPFHHHHHDDDETSDAGTCYSPATPFQHCLPDDPERSNKAQAQELLLLHKIRRLHGLAQPVGPVDLEAQFGTESDRQSAESDDTHTQTSNCNCSSTSADGGKAATWSPRCRSYTDREAEREPDEPSRLLARLLKDDDGTAVTSGATERLLLDFFEEGLDRRRSSEAGPVVGAVRPSDDESALVRAAQEWVQGAGTRWGAEDVLYAGEAALADMDRGRRWVRAGEEEREVGAALEGLVMDALVAELVRDLALAARR, from the exons ATGGGGGcggcggcgccgctgacgctgcgGGACTTCCTGGAGATGGCGTGCGAGTCCAGCTGCAGCGACGGCTTCCGCTCCTACCCGCGCCGCGTCCTCCCCTGCCCGTCGTCCTCTGACGACGGCGCCCTGGCCACGCAGGCGAAGCTAAAGGAGGAGACGGCGCCCGTGCGGCTGCTCATCGAGGCCGACCTGCGGCGGAGCCCGTCGCGGACGCTCTCCTCCATCCTCTTCCCCAGGAGCCCGCGGTCGCTGGCCGCCATCTCGCGCCTCTCCAGGACCCTCTCGCGGCGGCTCGTCTTCTGGAGGCGCCACCCGGGCGAAGACGACGGCAGCGAACGGGACTCCCTCGGCCTCCCGTCCCCCGTGGTCAGCAGCTGCTCCGCGTCCGAGCACGCCGAGTCGGAGGCCGAGGCGCCTGGCCCGCCGCCCGTCGACGCGGCGGAGGAGAAGCCCGCCTCGAAGCCGTCGCCGTCGCCATCACCGTCGTCCAGCTCGGGCAGCGTCGACGCAGATGAcaaccccgccgccgccggagccaaGCACAAG GAGCAGCTAACACATGGTGGCGATGCCGTGGGGTCGacggaggaggagaagcagcagCTGAGCCCCGTCTCCGTCATGGACTTCcccttccaccaccaccaccacgacGACGACGAAACGAGCGACGCCGGCACCTGCTACTCGCCTGCTACCCCCTTCCAGCACTGCCTCCCCGATGATCCCGAAC GGTCGAACAAGGCGCAGGCGCAGGAACTGCTGCTGCTGCACAAGATCCGACGGCTCCACGGCCTGGCGCAGCCGGTGGGCCCCGTGGATCTCGAGGCGCAGTTCGGCACCGAATCTGATCGCCAGTCCGCGGAATCTGACGACACGCACACCCAGACGAGCAACTGCAACTGCAGCAGCACCAGCGCCGACGGCGGCAAGGCGGCGACGTGGTCACCACGGTGCAGGAGCTACACCGATCGTGAAGCAGAGCGCGAGCCTGACGAGCCCTCGCGCCTCCTCGCGCGACTCCTCAAGGACGACGACGGCACGGCAGTTACTTCGGGTGCTACGGAACGGCTGCTCCTGGACTTCTTCGAGGAGGGGCTCGACCGGCGCCGCTCGTCGGAGGCAGGGCCAGTGGTCGGCGCGGTGAGGCCGTCGGACGACGAGTCGGCGCTGGTTCGTGCTGCACAGGAATGGGTGCAGGGCGCCGGGACGCGGTGGGGCGCGGAGGACGTATTGTACGCCGGGGAGGCGGCGCTGGCGGACATGGACCGGGGTCGGCGGTGGGTGCgcgccggcgaggaggagcgGGAGGTGGGCGCGGCGTTGGAGGGGCTGGTGATGGACGCGCTGGTGGCCGAGCTGGTGCGCGACTTGGCATTGGCAGCACGGCGTTGA
- the LOC125506406 gene encoding ethylene-responsive transcription factor ERF025-like produces the protein MAEEREEAGVALTGRRARADTRHPVYRGIRFRGGKWVSEIREPGKASRIWLGTYRTPEMAAAAYDVAALALRGAQAAGPALNFPGEALTRPAPVSCAPDDIRAAAAAAAAMVVDAGGSSGSCGAGEQGRVVDEDDVFEMPRLLASMAEGLMMSPPRLGAATAVDDDQDGGMSLWEHS, from the coding sequence atggcggaggagcgggaggaGGCGGGCGTGGCGCTGACGGGGAGGCGGGCGCGGGCGGACACGAGGCACCCGGTGTACCGGGGCATCCGGTTCAGGGGCGGCAAGTGGGTGTCGGAGATCCGGGAGCCGGGCAAGGCCAGCAGGATCTGGCTGGGCACGTACCGGACGCCCGAGATGGCCGCCGCCGCGTACGACGTCGCCGCATTGGCGCTGCGGGGCGCCCAGGCCGCCGGCCCCGCGCTCAACTTCCCCGGCGAGGCGCTGACGCGGCCCGCGCCGGTCTCGTGCGCGCCGGACGACATACGGGCGGCCGCGGCCGCGGCTGCGGCAATGGTTGTCGACGCCGGCGGCAGCTCCGGGAGCTGCGGTGCGGGTGAACAGGGCCGCGTCGTGGACGAGGATGACGTCTTCGAGATGCCGCGGCTGCTGGCGAGCATGGCGGAGGGGCTGATGATGAGCCCGCCGAGGCTGGGCGCGGcgacggcggtggacgacgaccaGGATGGCGGCATGAGCTTGTGGGAGCACTCCTGA